The nucleotide window TCCAACAAGAGCTCGCACTCTAGCAGCATCTGCTGAAAGCCTAGCACCAATCGAGCCACATGAGTGCTCAGGCTTATCAAACCAACCAACCTCCATGTGAACCAACTTCTCAAAACACATCAATCTAACACGTCGAATTAACTTGCAACCGGCCACAGAAAAAAGGTATGCTCGTGCTGGAATTGCAAGAAACGATACCACACCAAGGATCACAAATATTATTGACCAAAAATTTGTGTCCTTTCTCAGTTTATGAGGTGGTTCGTAAAAGGATTTGATTACCTTGGAAAGCAGCATACCAAATATAGGAAATAATGTGCCATTTAGGATTGCAGCCATAGCCCCAAGAAGAAGAATAGGAATCTCTGGCTTGTTGAGGTAGGCAAGGCGGCGGATTGAGACCTTTGGAAACTTTTCTTCTGGTTCTGACCACGTATCATCAGGGATGAGGACTTCTATGGGCAATCCAAAGGCTGAGAATGAACGGCGGCTGCAACTATTAACAGATGATCCCTGACTTATAGATCTTAGGTGTGACATTCTTTGACTGTATCTCAGACTTGAGTGTCTAGAAGATTCAGCAGTAATTTCTGATCTGTTTTGATCGTCTGATGCCTGTTCCGACTCCTTGTTTACTTCTTTCAAGTGTATGAGTTGCGAGTATTCTCCATTAGGATTGTTGATTAGTTCCGAGTGTGATCCTGAGAAATTAACCAATACGTTTTTtggttgatatataaatatggcTCAATGAGAATAAGCAAATGCATAGAGTCAGCAATGCTGTAGCATACCCTTTTCAACTATCTTTCCTTGTCGAATGACTGCAATCATATCAGCATTTCTGACTGTACTTAAACGATGGGCAACAATAACGGTAGTTCGGTTGACCATGATCCTGTCCAATGCCTCCTGCACAATTCTCTCAGATTCTGCATCAAGTGCACTTGTAGCTTCATCCAGAAGTAAAATTCGAGGGTCTTTTAGAATTGCTCTTGCAATGGCAATTCTCTGCTTCTGACCACCAGATAGCTGCATTCCATGCCCACCAACCACGGTATCTAGTCCCTGGATTGAAAAATTCCAAGTTAGTAATTTAAATGTACAATTTCTATGGTTACGAGGAGGAATATTACAAACATGTCTAAAGTTCCAGTGGAGgctaaaactcaaaaaacctGAGgcaatttatcaataaatttagcAGCATTTGCAAGTTCAGTGGCAACTCTTATCTCTTCAAAGGTTGTACCATCCTTTCCATATGCAATATTTTCCTTAATGCTGGATGCAAACAACACAGGTTCTTGGCTAACAAGACCAATTTTCTGCCTAATCCATTTAAGATGGAAATCTTTGAGGTTAATCCCATCTATCAGAACTTCTCCAGCCTGTGGATCATAGAATCTCTCTATTAGACTTATCACTGTTGACTTCCCACTTCCACTTTGCCCAACCAAAGCTGAAGTTGTGCCTTTATTGATATAAAGAGAGAATCCACTGAATATTTGCTCGTTGGGTCTGGCTGGATAACTAAAAAAGACATCTCTCAACTCAATATCTCCATGAATATCATCCAAAATCTTTCCCTTTGTGCTATACGTATCTATCTTTGGCTTCCTGTCAATAGTCTTAAACATCTTATATGCAGCTGCTTTACCGGCAACGAAGGCATTCAAGCAGGGAGATGCCTCGCCTAGGGACCTGTAAAATCCACATGGTAGCAAAAggcaagaaatgaaaaatgaaataaacaaaatacgcttatataaatacatctaTTAGAGAGTATTGGGAGCTAAAGAATATTCAAAGTGCACCCAGCTTACGCAGATCCAGTCAACACAGCCGTAATCACATTCAGCACATCACCCCCATTGTATCCTTTATTCAGTATCAATTTTGATCCAAACCATACTGCCATAGCAAAGCTGCCAAATACTGCTAACTTAAAGGCTGCAAAACCTAACCCCGAAACCAAGCCTTCATGAACACCAGCTTTGTAATCTGTTATTAGGAACCTTTTATAGTTCATTACAGCTTGTTTCTCCCCAGTAAATGATGCCACCTACACAAGAACCAAATGGTGGATATCAGTAATTTGCTAGAAAATTACTGCAATTTCAACTGAAGTTTACTGAGAGATAAAGTTGAAAATCCCCAaggatgcatatatatatatatatatagttccaaCAACATGACATACTGTCCTGATTGAACTGATTGTTTGTTCAACCACATTTGCTGCATTTGAATAAGCAGCTTGTCCACGGGAAGCTGTCTTAGCTATGACAATTGACATAAGACCACCAGATGCCACAAGAAGAGGAAATGAAGCCAACATGACAAGGGTAAGAAGCCAGCCTTTGGTAAATGCCACAACAAAACCTCCAATGAATGTTGATATCAGCTGCAGAAATTTCCCAACCTGCACATGCAAAAAACTCTCGGTGTTTTTCTGTCCAGTTGTGAATTTTGATGTACAAAGACAGCAGTATAGTACCTTCTCACCCATCGCATCTTGTATGAGAACAGTGTCACCAGACAtcctctcaaccacctctccaGTGTTCGTTTCTTTATCGAAAAAAGCCACATCTTGTCTCAAAATAGCCTTCAAGTACAAACCCCGTATTCTCGCAGCTTGTCTCTCCCCTGTGATCATCCAACAAGCCACCTCTGACAAGAACAAGACAACTTTGTTATGGATTTTTTTAGCGTTCAGTAaatttcttgtaatattttgttaagGAATCTACTTACGGATGAATCCTGCGGCACCAACCCCAACACCCAGGTAGACTATTTTTAGACAGACCTAAAACATTACCAGGAAACTAATCAATGTCATTTTCATCTGGTCAACAAATAATTAGCATATTAGAAACGAAGAGTGTTCAAATGCATTAATTCTTCTAAAAAcaagattaattaattttcaacaGAAGCGCTGGACAAGTtatactactactactactagagATCATGGCATATTTTAGACTTTCATCAGAAAAAGTAGTGAAAAACAAAGTGAACGTTCAGCTACACTTTTCCAGTGACAGATTGGAATTGAACTCGGGGAGCGTAGTTTTTACCTTGGAAACTAAAGGAACAATGTCTGTACTACTTCCCAAACTATTAATCATTTCCCCGAATAATACTGTTATAAGGGGCAGACCTGAGCCATTTCCAATGGCACCCATTGTACCAGCAATCATCAGGAAAACATCAGTGGAATCTGCAAACGAGAAAAGCTTAAGAAATGGAACAGTTTTGGAATTCTGATCTCCTCCTGTACTCTTCTCGAAGTCTTCTCTATCACCGATCACGTTCGGGCTATTATTCTCAGCTTTTTCTGCGTTGTTTTTTAGTTCGGCGCCCTCCTGCGTGGTTGTTGTTCCGACGTTCAAGCCATTTTCCATCTCCATTTACACCGTCCACTACAATAGCACCTTCACGACACAATTTACTACTTCAAAAATGGATTATAATGAGATAAACACAATTTCTCAAGTCATCTACatagaatttaacttttaacattttttgtttttattggataagttattttggttttttttttttcatttactaTTTTCACCCGAAACGGTATTATTTGGATCTGATGACTATGTGTTGTTCATGTCTAAAACAAGTAGAGATTGGGTAACCTGACAGCCAGATGATGCAATATATCAACATGGCTGTTCAGACTTGTAAATTTGCTGTGCTCATCACAACAGGTAGCTTACCGTGGGAGAAATTATCCTTTGCAGATGATTTGAGTTTATATAgtacgtcagtttataaatatttttattataaaaaagatctaaagaattttataaaatcatacgAAATTCTAAACCTACTAGTAATCTTGAAAGATGTCACAAGGAAGAATGAGCTGATTTCTTCTCCTTGAAATGAGTTGCCTAGAAGACTCCCCCTGCATTAAAAAAGACATCCTAATTCCCATGAGGCTTTGAAATCTTAAAGATGTAGCCTAC belongs to Juglans regia cultivar Chandler chromosome 8, Walnut 2.0, whole genome shotgun sequence and includes:
- the LOC109000486 gene encoding ABC transporter B family member 4-like is translated as MEMENGLNVGTTTTQEGAELKNNAEKAENNSPNVIGDREDFEKSTGGDQNSKTVPFLKLFSFADSTDVFLMIAGTMGAIGNGSGLPLITVLFGEMINSLGSSTDIVPLVSKVCLKIVYLGVGVGAAGFIQVACWMITGERQAARIRGLYLKAILRQDVAFFDKETNTGEVVERMSGDTVLIQDAMGEKVGKFLQLISTFIGGFVVAFTKGWLLTLVMLASFPLLVASGGLMSIVIAKTASRGQAAYSNAANVVEQTISSIRTVASFTGEKQAVMNYKRFLITDYKAGVHEGLVSGLGFAAFKLAVFGSFAMAVWFGSKLILNKGYNGGDVLNVITAVLTGSASLGEASPCLNAFVAGKAAAYKMFKTIDRKPKIDTYSTKGKILDDIHGDIELRDVFFSYPARPNEQIFSGFSLYINKGTTSALVGQSGSGKSTVISLIERFYDPQAGEVLIDGINLKDFHLKWIRQKIGLVSQEPVLFASSIKENIAYGKDGTTFEEIRVATELANAAKFIDKLPQGLDTVVGGHGMQLSGGQKQRIAIARAILKDPRILLLDEATSALDAESERIVQEALDRIMVNRTTVIVAHRLSTVRNADMIAVIRQGKIVEKGSHSELINNPNGEYSQLIHLKEVNKESEQASDDQNRSEITAESSRHSSLRYSQRMSHLRSISQGSSVNSCSRRSFSAFGLPIEVLIPDDTWSEPEEKFPKVSIRRLAYLNKPEIPILLLGAMAAILNGTLFPIFGMLLSKVIKSFYEPPHKLRKDTNFWSIIFVILGVVSFLAIPARAYLFSVAGCKLIRRVRLMCFEKLVHMEVGWFDKPEHSCGSIGARLSADAARVRALVGDSLGQILDVVASAVAGLVIAFVGSWQLAMIILALIPLIGINAYAQLKFMKGFSADAKMMYVEASQVANDAVGSIRTVASFCAEEKVMNLYRSKCEGPRKAGIKQGLITGTGYGTSFGLLFLAYATFFYAGAQLVEAGKATSSDVFQVFFALTMAATGVSQTSSMGPDTGKAKNAVSSIFAMIDQQSKIDASDESGITLDNFKGGIEFRHVSFKYPCRPDVQIFHNLSLTIHSNKTVALVGESGSGKSTVISLLQRFYEPDSGHIKFDGIEIQNFQVKWLRQQMGLVSQEPVLFNDTIRANIAYGKEEGNATETEIIDMAELANAHSFISGLQKGYDTVVGERGVQLSGGQKQRVAIARAMIKSPKILLLDEATSALDAESERVVQNALDKVRVNRTTVVVAHRLSTIKNADVIAVFKNGVILEKGRHETLIKNKDGFYASLVSIHTSTNASTA